In a genomic window of Helianthus annuus cultivar XRQ/B chromosome 10, HanXRQr2.0-SUNRISE, whole genome shotgun sequence:
- the LOC110886548 gene encoding gibberellin 20-oxidase-like protein, producing MATWPESLHHNSVEFRAPPPSPIASGRRSSVANDEFLTEFLHHSLRVPDLILPDRVSPRQKSKIQNLPKLDYRFLDSIEGDVNAENCEVIARTGCFELVNHGISDQLVRYVSSYGAGIFELSPEKKAVMSRSGDRMYGFVEFYGEEKETCEEFAWCRDDAFRKKLDAVLPLQISNFSENVEILTSEIEKICKIILKFLLNNTQGTISVPHDAKASNKQTAETICYFYKHHQDPNTNHNENHQTNALKYDMIRMLIRGSQHSHTLCVHVCNGSEFHVYSKKGLVSFCPEKGALVITIGDRLQRWSEGRYKHVMGRPVFKGEGDDCVSMAFMYNPPPVPVPVIISVGHQALFVLILALVYKFYCVIN from the exons ATGGCAACCTGGCCTGAATCACTCCATCACAATTCGGTCGAGTTTCGAGCCCCACCGCCATCACCAATAGCCTCAGGCCGCCGCTCTTCAGTCGCTAACGACGAGTTTCTGACTGAATTTCTTCACCACTCGCTTCGTGTACCTGATCTTATCCTACCGGATCGCGTCTCTCCTAGACAAAAATCTAAGATCCAGAACCTTCCGAAACTCGATTACAGATTTCTGGATTCGATTGAAGGTGATGTCAATGCTGAGAATTGTGAGGTGATTGCACGGACAGGTTGTTTTGAGCTTGTGAACCATGGGATATCAGATCAACTTGTTCGTTATGTTTCGAGTTATGGTGCGGGAATATTCGAGTTGTCGCCGGAGAAGAAGGCGGTTATGTCCAGATCTGGTGATCGGATGTACGGTTTTGTGGAGTTTTATGGTGAAGAAAAGGAAACATGTGAAGAATTTGCGTGGTGTAGAGATGATGCTTTTAGGAAGAAATTGGATGCAGTTTTGCCTCTTCAGATATCAAATTTCAG CGAAAACGTGGAGATCCTAACGTCCGAAATCGAGAAGATATGCAAAATCATCCTGAAGTTTCTACTCAACAACACCCAAGGAACAATATCAGTACCTCACGATGCTAAAGCAAGCAACAAACAAACTGCCGAAACCATTTGCTACTTCTACAAGCACCATCAGGATCCAAACACAAACCATAACGAAAATCACCAAACGAACGCTTTAAAATACGACATGATTCGGATGCTGATAAGAGGATCCCAACATTCACACACGCTATGTGTTCACGTATGCAATGGATCCGAGTTTCATGTCTACTCGAAGAAAGGTTTGGTGTCGTTTTGTCCTGAGAAAGGCGCGTTGGTGATCACCATTGGTGATCGGTTGCAGAGATGGAGTGAAGGGAGATATAAGCATGTGATGGGAAGGCCAGTTTTCAAAGGTGAAGGAGATGATTGTGTTTCAATGGCGTTTATGTATAATCCTCCACCTGTTCCTGTACCTGTGATTATTTCAGTTGGTCACCaagctttgtttgttttgattttggcACTTGTTTATAAGTTTTATTGTGTGATTAACTAA